From Weissella diestrammenae, a single genomic window includes:
- a CDS encoding MTH1187 family thiamine-binding protein — MNTLISVAIAPLGTGDELASSVAKIIDVIEKSGLDYQTHAMTTEIEGDWDDVFAVVKTATQVLTDQGQRAYVSLNADVRPGYTKTMTEKIRRLNHARNQII, encoded by the coding sequence CCACTCGGTACCGGTGACGAATTAGCCTCGAGTGTCGCAAAAATCATTGATGTCATTGAAAAATCAGGCTTAGACTACCAGACCCATGCCATGACCACCGAAATTGAAGGTGACTGGGACGATGTTTTTGCGGTGGTTAAGACAGCCACACAGGTGTTAACTGATCAAGGCCAACGCGCCTATGTGTCACTCAATGCTGATGTTCGCCCTGGCTATACTAAAACAATGACTGAAAAAATAAGGAGGCTCAACCATGCCCGCAACCAAATCATTTGA
- a CDS encoding thiamine phosphate synthase — translation MPATKSFDLSAYLIIGPENTLNRPVKSVIQAAIKGGITFIQIRSKVADAKDLIAYTRDAAAAIAEAGQQDRIKLVVDDRLDVVLAARDLGIKVDGLHIGQSDLPIDFCRQYLGPDAILGVSARNAELLAYVKETDVTDIDYFGAGPFHPTQTKPEAGRDEKTGEIHTRQVAELIELAHLSPIPVVVGGGVKLADMPQLKATGVAGFFVITAITEASDPERATRALVTAWQA, via the coding sequence ATGCCCGCAACCAAATCATTTGATTTAAGCGCCTATCTTATTATTGGCCCTGAAAACACGTTAAATCGACCAGTAAAGTCGGTGATTCAGGCAGCTATTAAGGGTGGGATTACTTTTATCCAAATTCGCTCAAAAGTAGCTGATGCCAAAGACCTCATCGCATACACTCGTGATGCCGCTGCGGCAATTGCTGAAGCTGGTCAACAAGATCGAATCAAGCTCGTTGTGGATGACCGCTTAGATGTCGTCCTTGCTGCCCGCGACTTAGGTATTAAAGTGGATGGTCTTCATATTGGTCAAAGCGACCTCCCCATTGACTTTTGTCGTCAATATCTTGGCCCTGATGCCATCCTCGGCGTTTCCGCACGAAATGCCGAATTATTAGCCTATGTCAAAGAAACTGATGTGACAGATATTGACTATTTTGGTGCTGGGCCATTTCATCCAACTCAAACCAAACCTGAAGCCGGTCGTGATGAGAAAACAGGCGAAATTCACACTCGGCAAGTAGCCGAATTAATCGAATTAGCACACCTATCACCAATTCCTGTCGTTGTCGGTGGCGGCGTGAAATTAGCCGATATGCCACAATTAAAAGCAACTGGTGTTGCTGGATTTTTCGTCATCACAGCCATCACAGAAGCTTCCGATCCAGAAAGGGCTACCCGGGCTTTAGTAACTGCTTGGCAAGCCTAA